The following coding sequences lie in one Takifugu flavidus isolate HTHZ2018 chromosome 4, ASM371156v2, whole genome shotgun sequence genomic window:
- the mybphb gene encoding myosin binding protein Hb isoform X3, whose protein sequence is MPSKPAPIKKAARKEPAKKEKAPEPAPAPESAPESVPVVAPEPAPEAAPAEATPAPAEIEVAPAEGEAPAATAEEVKPPTGEASEAAAPEEPKPPTPPPPPPKEPTSAPLDLFVEDKNDTSVTIIWSQPEVVGSSGLDGYTIEICKDGTEDWKAVNEELQKSCRYVIKNQTTGDRLKIRVVAMNAGGRSPPVTLPEPVLVKEVADRPKVRLPRFLRQRYVANVGDKINLTIPFTGKPKPVVSWTKNGEALDKKRVNIRSTDRDSILFIRSSEREDSGAYEMCVKVEDFEDKAVLILQIVELPGPPASVKIVDTWGFNVALEWTPPSDNGNTEITGYTVQKADKKTGDWFTVLDHYHRLNATISDLIMGNTYKFRVFSENKCGMSEEATVTKEEAKIVKTGIEYRPPEYKEHDFSEAPKFTTPMTDRSTTVGYSTKLLCSVRGSPKPKVQWMKNQMIIGDDPKFRQICVQGICSLEIRKPSTFDGGVYTCKAINDHGEAIITCKLEVKQPVVADAEKK, encoded by the exons ATGCCTTCCAAGCCCGCTCCAATCAAGAAGGCTGCAAGGAAAGAGCcagcaaagaaggaaaaggcTCCAGAACCCGCTCCTGCCCCCGAGTCGGCACCTGAGTCCGTCCCTGTGGTGGCACCCGAACCTGCCCCAGAGGCCGCCCCGGCAGAAGCCACCCCAGCCCCCGCAGAGATCGAAGTAGCACCTGCCGAGGGAGAGGCCCCAGCTGCCACAGCTGAAGAGGTCAAACCTCCCACAG GTGAAGcgtctgaagctgcagcaccagaggaGCCTAAACCacccacacctcctcctccccctcccaaaG AGCCCACAAGTGCTCCCCTGGACCTGTTTGTCGAAGACAAGAATGACACTTCGGTTACTATCATTTGGAGCCAGCCAGAGGTTGTGGGTTCATCTGGCCTGGATGGTTACACCATTGAGATTTGCAAAGATGGAA CTGAGGACTGGAAAGCAGTCAATGAGGAGCTGCAGAAATCTTGTCGCTATGTCATAAAGAACCAGACTACTGGCGACCGCCTGAAAATCCGCGTGGTGGCCATGAACGCAGGGGGTCGCAGCCCCCCTGTGACCCTTCCTGAGCCTGTCCTGGTGAAGGAGGTTGCCG ACCGTCCCAAAGTCCGCCTACCTCGATTCCTCAGACAAAGATATGTTGCAAATGTTGGTGATAAGATCAATCTGACCATCCCCTTCACG GGAAAACCCAAACCTGTGGTGAGCTGGACAAAGAATGGGGAAGCACTGGACAAAAAGCGGGTTAACATCCGCAGCACTGATAGAGACAGCATCTTGTTCATCCGTTCATCAGAGAGAGAAGACTCTGGGGCATATGAGATGTGTGTGAAAGTGGAGGACTTTGAGGACAAAGCAGTGCTCATCCTTCAGATTGTTG AACTACCAGGGCCTCCTGCCAGTGTGAAGATTGTGGATACCTGGGGTTTTAATGTTGCACTTGAGTGGACCCCTCCAAGTGACAATGGAAATACAGAGATCACAGGTTACACAGTTCAGAAGGCAGACAAAAAGACCGGA gACTGGTTTACTGTGTTGGACCATTACCATAGACTGAATGCCACCATCTCTGACCTCATCATGGGTAACACCTACAAGTTTAGAGTGTTTTCTGAAAACAAGTGTGGAATGAGTGAGGAAGCCACTGTTACCAAGGAGGAAGCAAAGATTGTGAAGACAG GTATTGAATACAGGCCACCTGAATACAAGGAACACGACTTCAGCGAGGCACCCAAGTTCACCACTCCTATGACCGACAGATCCACCACTGTTGGCTACAGCACCAAGCTTCTCTGCTCCGTCAGGGGAAGCCCCAAA CCGAAGGTTCAGTGGATGAAGAACCAGATGATCATTGGTGACGACCCCAAGTTCAGGCAAATCTGTGTGCAGGGCATCTGTTCTTTGGAGATCCGTAAACCCAGTACCTTTGATGGTGGCGTATATACCTGCAAGGCCATAAATGATCACGGAGAGGCAATCATTACTTGCAAACTGGAAGTCAAAC AGCCAGTTGTTGCAGATGCAGAGAAGAAATAG
- the mybphb gene encoding myosin binding protein Hb isoform X1 produces the protein MPSKPAPIKKAARKEPAKKEKAPEPAPAPESAPESVPVVAPEPAPEAAPAEATPAPAEIEVAPAEGEAPAATAEEVKPPTVVATAPAAEDPVVTADPNAPVNGEASEAAAPEEPKPPTPPPPPPKEPTSAPLDLFVEDKNDTSVTIIWSQPEVVGSSGLDGYTIEICKDGTEDWKAVNEELQKSCRYVIKNQTTGDRLKIRVVAMNAGGRSPPVTLPEPVLVKEVADRPKVRLPRFLRQRYVANVGDKINLTIPFTGKPKPVVSWTKNGEALDKKRVNIRSTDRDSILFIRSSEREDSGAYEMCVKVEDFEDKAVLILQIVELPGPPASVKIVDTWGFNVALEWTPPSDNGNTEITGYTVQKADKKTGDWFTVLDHYHRLNATISDLIMGNTYKFRVFSENKCGMSEEATVTKEEAKIVKTGIEYRPPEYKEHDFSEAPKFTTPMTDRSTTVGYSTKLLCSVRGSPKPKVQWMKNQMIIGDDPKFRQICVQGICSLEIRKPSTFDGGVYTCKAINDHGEAIITCKLEVKQPVVADAEKK, from the exons ATGCCTTCCAAGCCCGCTCCAATCAAGAAGGCTGCAAGGAAAGAGCcagcaaagaaggaaaaggcTCCAGAACCCGCTCCTGCCCCCGAGTCGGCACCTGAGTCCGTCCCTGTGGTGGCACCCGAACCTGCCCCAGAGGCCGCCCCGGCAGAAGCCACCCCAGCCCCCGCAGAGATCGAAGTAGCACCTGCCGAGGGAGAGGCCCCAGCTGCCACAGCTGAAGAGGTCAAACCTCCCACAG TAGTTGCCActgctccagctgcagaagACCCTGTTGTCACTGCTGACCCAAATGCCCCTGTCAATG GTGAAGcgtctgaagctgcagcaccagaggaGCCTAAACCacccacacctcctcctccccctcccaaaG AGCCCACAAGTGCTCCCCTGGACCTGTTTGTCGAAGACAAGAATGACACTTCGGTTACTATCATTTGGAGCCAGCCAGAGGTTGTGGGTTCATCTGGCCTGGATGGTTACACCATTGAGATTTGCAAAGATGGAA CTGAGGACTGGAAAGCAGTCAATGAGGAGCTGCAGAAATCTTGTCGCTATGTCATAAAGAACCAGACTACTGGCGACCGCCTGAAAATCCGCGTGGTGGCCATGAACGCAGGGGGTCGCAGCCCCCCTGTGACCCTTCCTGAGCCTGTCCTGGTGAAGGAGGTTGCCG ACCGTCCCAAAGTCCGCCTACCTCGATTCCTCAGACAAAGATATGTTGCAAATGTTGGTGATAAGATCAATCTGACCATCCCCTTCACG GGAAAACCCAAACCTGTGGTGAGCTGGACAAAGAATGGGGAAGCACTGGACAAAAAGCGGGTTAACATCCGCAGCACTGATAGAGACAGCATCTTGTTCATCCGTTCATCAGAGAGAGAAGACTCTGGGGCATATGAGATGTGTGTGAAAGTGGAGGACTTTGAGGACAAAGCAGTGCTCATCCTTCAGATTGTTG AACTACCAGGGCCTCCTGCCAGTGTGAAGATTGTGGATACCTGGGGTTTTAATGTTGCACTTGAGTGGACCCCTCCAAGTGACAATGGAAATACAGAGATCACAGGTTACACAGTTCAGAAGGCAGACAAAAAGACCGGA gACTGGTTTACTGTGTTGGACCATTACCATAGACTGAATGCCACCATCTCTGACCTCATCATGGGTAACACCTACAAGTTTAGAGTGTTTTCTGAAAACAAGTGTGGAATGAGTGAGGAAGCCACTGTTACCAAGGAGGAAGCAAAGATTGTGAAGACAG GTATTGAATACAGGCCACCTGAATACAAGGAACACGACTTCAGCGAGGCACCCAAGTTCACCACTCCTATGACCGACAGATCCACCACTGTTGGCTACAGCACCAAGCTTCTCTGCTCCGTCAGGGGAAGCCCCAAA CCGAAGGTTCAGTGGATGAAGAACCAGATGATCATTGGTGACGACCCCAAGTTCAGGCAAATCTGTGTGCAGGGCATCTGTTCTTTGGAGATCCGTAAACCCAGTACCTTTGATGGTGGCGTATATACCTGCAAGGCCATAAATGATCACGGAGAGGCAATCATTACTTGCAAACTGGAAGTCAAAC AGCCAGTTGTTGCAGATGCAGAGAAGAAATAG
- the mybphb gene encoding myosin binding protein Hb isoform X2, whose product MPSKPAPIKKAARKEPAKKEKAPEPAPAPESAPESVPVVAPEPAPEAAPAEATPAPAEIEVAPAEGEAPAATAEEVKPPTVATAPAAEDPVVTADPNAPVNGEASEAAAPEEPKPPTPPPPPPKEPTSAPLDLFVEDKNDTSVTIIWSQPEVVGSSGLDGYTIEICKDGTEDWKAVNEELQKSCRYVIKNQTTGDRLKIRVVAMNAGGRSPPVTLPEPVLVKEVADRPKVRLPRFLRQRYVANVGDKINLTIPFTGKPKPVVSWTKNGEALDKKRVNIRSTDRDSILFIRSSEREDSGAYEMCVKVEDFEDKAVLILQIVELPGPPASVKIVDTWGFNVALEWTPPSDNGNTEITGYTVQKADKKTGDWFTVLDHYHRLNATISDLIMGNTYKFRVFSENKCGMSEEATVTKEEAKIVKTGIEYRPPEYKEHDFSEAPKFTTPMTDRSTTVGYSTKLLCSVRGSPKPKVQWMKNQMIIGDDPKFRQICVQGICSLEIRKPSTFDGGVYTCKAINDHGEAIITCKLEVKQPVVADAEKK is encoded by the exons ATGCCTTCCAAGCCCGCTCCAATCAAGAAGGCTGCAAGGAAAGAGCcagcaaagaaggaaaaggcTCCAGAACCCGCTCCTGCCCCCGAGTCGGCACCTGAGTCCGTCCCTGTGGTGGCACCCGAACCTGCCCCAGAGGCCGCCCCGGCAGAAGCCACCCCAGCCCCCGCAGAGATCGAAGTAGCACCTGCCGAGGGAGAGGCCCCAGCTGCCACAGCTGAAGAGGTCAAACCTCCCACAG TTGCCActgctccagctgcagaagACCCTGTTGTCACTGCTGACCCAAATGCCCCTGTCAATG GTGAAGcgtctgaagctgcagcaccagaggaGCCTAAACCacccacacctcctcctccccctcccaaaG AGCCCACAAGTGCTCCCCTGGACCTGTTTGTCGAAGACAAGAATGACACTTCGGTTACTATCATTTGGAGCCAGCCAGAGGTTGTGGGTTCATCTGGCCTGGATGGTTACACCATTGAGATTTGCAAAGATGGAA CTGAGGACTGGAAAGCAGTCAATGAGGAGCTGCAGAAATCTTGTCGCTATGTCATAAAGAACCAGACTACTGGCGACCGCCTGAAAATCCGCGTGGTGGCCATGAACGCAGGGGGTCGCAGCCCCCCTGTGACCCTTCCTGAGCCTGTCCTGGTGAAGGAGGTTGCCG ACCGTCCCAAAGTCCGCCTACCTCGATTCCTCAGACAAAGATATGTTGCAAATGTTGGTGATAAGATCAATCTGACCATCCCCTTCACG GGAAAACCCAAACCTGTGGTGAGCTGGACAAAGAATGGGGAAGCACTGGACAAAAAGCGGGTTAACATCCGCAGCACTGATAGAGACAGCATCTTGTTCATCCGTTCATCAGAGAGAGAAGACTCTGGGGCATATGAGATGTGTGTGAAAGTGGAGGACTTTGAGGACAAAGCAGTGCTCATCCTTCAGATTGTTG AACTACCAGGGCCTCCTGCCAGTGTGAAGATTGTGGATACCTGGGGTTTTAATGTTGCACTTGAGTGGACCCCTCCAAGTGACAATGGAAATACAGAGATCACAGGTTACACAGTTCAGAAGGCAGACAAAAAGACCGGA gACTGGTTTACTGTGTTGGACCATTACCATAGACTGAATGCCACCATCTCTGACCTCATCATGGGTAACACCTACAAGTTTAGAGTGTTTTCTGAAAACAAGTGTGGAATGAGTGAGGAAGCCACTGTTACCAAGGAGGAAGCAAAGATTGTGAAGACAG GTATTGAATACAGGCCACCTGAATACAAGGAACACGACTTCAGCGAGGCACCCAAGTTCACCACTCCTATGACCGACAGATCCACCACTGTTGGCTACAGCACCAAGCTTCTCTGCTCCGTCAGGGGAAGCCCCAAA CCGAAGGTTCAGTGGATGAAGAACCAGATGATCATTGGTGACGACCCCAAGTTCAGGCAAATCTGTGTGCAGGGCATCTGTTCTTTGGAGATCCGTAAACCCAGTACCTTTGATGGTGGCGTATATACCTGCAAGGCCATAAATGATCACGGAGAGGCAATCATTACTTGCAAACTGGAAGTCAAAC AGCCAGTTGTTGCAGATGCAGAGAAGAAATAG